The Erigeron canadensis isolate Cc75 chromosome 1, C_canadensis_v1, whole genome shotgun sequence genome segment tcatcattattattatttttaacatgaaattcttatgttattgttattattatttattttaatttagtttgttgtccattataggttcgttatgactttttattcaacaacaaaaagtatgaccacattagttcatcttgaagatcttaagccaacacatgttaaccatcatcatttacgactccgtgttgtgcatgtatggatttTTTTGGAGTgaaacaacccgaagaaaatcaaaacgttcgagatggtctttgttgatgaattgatatgtatttttcaaattatttagtttacacttttagaatataagaaactgtaaactttttatttaactaaagttgaaaaaaagggggtaaactggaatcaatatttatatggagttaattttcgtatgtttcttctttagctttcgtattgattaagttgtgatatatgacttaactaatctaaatattatatattaaaatttgtatttgtaacctatattaactattaggatttacgattatatatttccataaccttttagatataaagtctaaatttgttATGAGTCggtttctgattactttaatatattgactttgattatcttgatatcgttttgaaatTAGCTCAGTAATGctgtatacttaagatttacgattatatctttctataagcttttagataaaaagtcaaattttgctatgagtaagattatgattattttaatatatcgactatgattattttgagtcttttttgaaactagctcattaatggtggaATTTTTTAGTCATTGTTATTATATCAGGGGAAAATGCTAAatggtgttgaatgttttagtatgattatttagcatggtgggacaattcatcattttagtttgtgtgtGACAGATATACTTCAGAACTTATGAGAAGCataatatcaattttaaataatacctttagataaaatcctttgatccacgttatgtttaggatttaacacaacaaGAGATGACTTTAATTGCAAGGTATTCaactagcaaattttcaagttgatttcggtacatctatttaatatatttgaattccaattttttttagctttgattaatatattttgagactacccatTCAATGGACGGACCTAAACACTACTAATATTTGGGGTATATGTTGGTGGTTTTCAAACCCTTCTCTGGCCACTACAAAATTGTGACTAAGAGAATCGAATTTGGAACTTTTTTTGCGAAAAATCTCAAAATATTAACCACTATATCACGTTAGAGgttgtttataattaatatatggcTAATATTTATTACGTCATATCTCTCTGTATATATGAGAAATTCTACAATGACTAACAAATGtatacaaacaaattttatcattattgtttttgTGGATATTTAAAGCACGTTTGattcacataatatttttatgaggaatgaaatcttttaattgaacttaaagaatgaaatttgatggaatgtttttaatttttttaagattcAAGTAACGAATAGAATGAGATTCCTCCAATGTTTACAGTTCAATTGAATGATATTCATTCGTTTTTGAACAACTAAACACACTAAAAAATGAaatctcattttaatttcatcagATTCCATTAAAAACTATGAACTAAGAGCGACCTTAATTTTTGAATAACCAAAAGTTTATAATGTCACGATATCTAAGTTGTCTATCTATCATGAGGttgtatatttgatatttgttttttagataaaaaggaaaaaataaaactaactttTGGATATGTTTATCATGCATTGTCAAATCCTAATAATCAAGCTAACATATtacttaaattatttaaaaacaaaaattaggtTAAAAGAAAGATGAGATGTAGGTAAGAATGAGAAATTCAAAACCTAAGGAACAGGAAAAAGCATTAGAATAATTGACGTGGAAGACTGGAAGCTAATTTTCTACAAAGTCAACTATCAAAGTGACCAAACTCATCATCTACTACATGAAAGCTACTCCTATATATtagtgggaaaaaaaaagacataaaagacttttattaaaaaaatatatatataatcactaacaacttattacatgcttaaaaacttatacattatatattaaaaaccgctttctgatttttctaacagcaaggtataaattttaatatatctaattattttttactgacaaccctaagggctgtcactaacaaaaccttaaaaaaaaaaagtcaaagtttaaatttcaaaatatgttattatatagtaaaatgttcaaaaaatcATGTAATAAATAAACTTTGAATGAACATAACAACcaactaaaataatatatatataattcatataaGCTGGCGATGTTTTTTACTACGTAACTAATGTTCAAAGGTTGTAACAAAATTTCCAAAATATTCAAAACCCAAGAAACAAGAACCTGTTATTAAATTGTTTACGTATCACGTGAAAAAGCTTTTCCATACAAGttatatttgtaaaaatttatttatatctttggtattatataattttgtgtaATATTTTAGTCCAAAATTAATTGTCTCGTTCTAACGATTCATAAGTTTTTATTCGGCTCCCCTGGTGATAGATTCCTACGCCATTAATAATTGGCATACATCCGCAAATTACTACTCGTATATTCTTAAAATCATGAACAAAAGTGATTGTAAATTACTAAATTTCATGAAGTATTCAACTTTAACGTTAAAGAAAAGTCAAGCAAAACTAATTTGTAGATAATTCAAATAAGGATTTAGTTCCATTTCTATCAATTGCAAATATACTAAAGACTTAAAAAAATGTcaattattttgaaattttggagcaacatatttatttttattttttttgaacgataAATTAGGACTTTACGTCATGCGTTTTTATATACCCAACTCCAATTCCAGAGGAAATCCATACTGGAAAAACCCCTGTATCCATTTCAGATAACATTTTTGCTCACATCAGGATTTAAACCCAAGACATCACAGTCTCAGACTCCATTATATACCAATCTATCTATTGATGATTGGTTTGGAGCAACATATAAACTATCATAATATTTTAGGATTTCAAAAAGGGGAATTTTAGGTTTTAAACTAATTaagataaatttgttattaaatctatgaaataaaactttataactattaaattataaacaactatttacaatgaaaaaaaaaagaaaagggtttTAACTAAAAGTCATTGGTCTGTGATCATAACTCATACGGAGTAACTCATAAGTAATTTTAATACTAAAGTTTTTAGTATGTCACCGGTATTTTTATTACACGtttaaaaattatgatatttaattttaaagacgttttaaaaatttataacgCATGATaccatcaaaataataatttataaatgacAATTTTAAGACtatcaatatcaacatcatAACCCGTATTATATAACTCAAATTATCTAGATTCACCTTCATGTGAATACACACGTCAATGGATTAGTTAAACATATGCAAATGAAAATCAAACCCTAGGTTGAATCTTGTCCAAATGCTCTATCGTCATGTCAACATTCCAGCTACAAACAATTACTATGTTTTTAGTCAACTTCGTATTATCTTTTAacacttttaaatatatctctatttcatatataaaatccCACATCTTCCACAAGCttatttaaaacaataattaaatcgATCTACACGCATAATTTGATTCAGATCGTATATATgtactttgtatatataattatataatattaatattaattttataatttatgttcCATGTCTTTCTTTTGTCCCATTTGTTGTTTGAAAGTATTCGGTGTGCctgattttttatttgtttgttctgtgcaaataaaaaggttatatttatattttattttttctttgggTAAGATCTCACAAAACTTTATAGCTCGAATTTGCCAACTATCATCATTACAGTTTACAATGTCCCACTGTATTATTCAATGTCTGTTGTCAAGAATACTACGTATTTCTGATAAAGACCCACAAAATTATAACCTCATTTTaggttaaaaacttaaaacaatgTATGATACTACGATAGTATGATGTATCAAGTCAAATACCGTGAATTCTTTTTTGTACAGAATCACGAACATACACttttgttaatagttaatgttACATTATTACCCATGTGgcaaccaaaaaaataaaaagaacgctatcatatcaacatattaattattattaactaCATTATTCATTAGATCAAATTGCAGCCCATGCCCTGCTAATCTGCTATCCCAAACTAGTCGTTTAAGTTTTTATCCCCTTAAAATGCTAAGAGAAACAATGTTcttgtgtaaatatttttttagaggGTTACTCTGTTTATGTTATCATTGACAATTGGTCTTTAATTCAGATGTATTCTTCCTAACAGGGATAGCCAGTGAAAAACTTTTTCTCTAGCCAGTAGCCACCCTAAAGATGTTACCCAAGAAGTTTCGAACCTAAAATCTTTTATCAGAATATTCAAACGCGAACCCTAACCAATAACAAAAGTGAATAAAGAAACCATAATGACTACTTATCCaagcaaaaccaaaaaaaaaaaaaaaacagacatGTATGAATGAGAGGATAAATAAAAGGAAACATGTCAGTGATGTATTTCCTTCAAATAGTATGCAAGTCAATGTGAGAGTTACAAGTTAAAATACGTACAACACTTAACATCACTTTCTCACCTTTAAAACTGCAACTACCAGCCAATTGACCAAAAGGGTTACCACTGCCCTCGGCCATTAGCTCAAATTGATTCCCAGTTACTGTCAACTTGTATCTGTCTACATACCCGAATTTATATTATTGGGTGACCTTCATAACTGGTAACACATATGTGGTCCATGCACAACAGACGGCTAAATGGAGGATCAATTCTGGTTTGGGTCAAAAACTTGCATTTTAAATGCCGACCCTGGTtaggttgggttgggttgacgTTGACTCCGAACCATTTATTGTCCAAAATTATCCAACTTTTCCTAGATAGTGAATCAAATGTGATTACTAATAATCtgacattttatataaaatgatattGGAGGTTTTTCGCGTTAACATTAGGCAACCGAAGACTTTCAAGTTTCGACCCACCTTCTTTGACGCTATGCTCTTTAGTTCCCGATTTGGCCCATTAGAGATGATACATAACCCACATCGAACCATTCAAAAATCAAGAGGTCAAAATTACATCTAAGATTCCAAGCTACTGCATACTATGCATATGCTACAAGGATTTTAATAATCGACCATTTGTCTTTCTGCTATAACCTATGGTCATAGATGGTTTTCTAGCTTAAAGAACACCTCATTAAGCTCTCAATagttataataaagaaaattgcGGGTTTCAAACCAAGATGAGTTTAGTTGGTGAAAGAATAGAACTCTAACAAATAACTGGAACCAAACGGGAATTAAATTTATTCTATACCAAGATTTGCACATTGATCTTTTGTACACAAGTATGATACAACAAAAATTTAGCGTGATCTGGAATATGAACACCTAACTACAACTGACCTGCTCGGATATCTCTATCGACTCGATCTGCATTGAAGGTCCCGGGGAGTTCTCTGAAATTTTCGTTGAAGATGGAATAGGCACTGTAGATGTTCAAGAAAGAGAATAAGCCTTTCATTAGCTGAGAAACTGTAGAATTTAATCAtgattttaattagttatttagtAAGTATTAGTCATGTTTTAATTAAGTGTGATTTTGATAGTAAAATTAGGAATAAGGAAACATGCATGGAGGTGAAGAAATCAAGTTTGACCGAGTTTCATGGAGAAGGTATGTGAACGCGGGATGATTGCTAGAAAGTAGGAGTCGTAGTTTTACTAAAGCATAgtttattagtataaatagggtAGTCTGTAACTGTAAGTTAATTTTGTACTCTCATTTAGAAAGAAACACAGCAAGTATTTTCTCTCTAATTGCtctgcatatatacatatatataaaagtgagtGTGTGAGTGTATATTTGGGGCCTGAATATCCAACattttggtatcagagcttagGGCTCGTTGGGTGAAGAAAGAAGGCCGTTTTGAGAGCAGGTGGCAAGAAGGGGTGTAGCCCATGCTGCGGGGCAAAAGCAACAGCAGTGAAGCGGGTTTTGCTGTAAGACTTCTGTGATGTTTTTATCACAGATTGAAGAAAGCTGTAGAAGAATAAGGCAAGCAGAAAGGCTGATTGTTTTGTGATCAGCagtaagaaaaagaaagggcAGAAAAATAACGGCAGATAGAAAGCAAGGAGTCTGATCACGTTGTGATCAACAAGGTAAGAAAGACAGCAGCAAGAAAACAGAAAGGCGGGTCTTAATTGGTCAGCGGGTAATTAAGAAAGTTTCAACGAAAGAAGCTGTTAGAATGAAACCATCAAGAAAGGAAGATGAAGGTGGTGTGATCGGCATATCACATCTCATGTGAGTATGCAGCCCAAGGATGTGTAAGCAAGCAGTCGTGCTGCTGTCGTTTGTGATCAGTAGTTCGAGAAATACATGACAGCAAGTGATGAGAAGAAGGAAAGAGCAGAGCTTTTGTGACTGTGGTGACCGGTCATGAAAAGGAAATAAGTAGGATAAGTTAATCTTGTTTTTGTGATTAACTGCAAGGAAGGTGTGCAACAATTAGAAGGatgaaaaagaaagatagaGGTAATGGAACCGAATAATAGCAAGAGTATGTTAACAAGTTTATGGTAATAAAAATAACAGCAAGAAATCAGCAAGATAATGAGCAAGTAATTGGACTCATGTAGTTCGTATAGCAAGAACCGGGTCATGTGTGACTCGTAGCAAGTAGCAAGACCGGACCGTATGGTTTGCGTAGCAAGAAGCAAGAAACCGAACCAAGCAAGATAGCAAGAATGAAGGTTCGAATAGCAAGTTTATAGCAAGAATGAATCGGGTAGCAAGTAGCCTGTTCATTGAAGCAAGTCAACAAACAAGAAGGTTCGAAAGCAGCAAGCAAGGAAAAGTTCGAATCAAGCAAGAAAGTAATCAAGATTAAGGGGGTCAATGTAGGATTTAATCTTGATTTTTAGTTAGTTATTTAGTAAGTATTAGTCATGTTTTAATTAAGTGTGATTTTGATAGTAAAATTAGGAATAAGGAAACGTGCATGAAGGTGAAGAAGTCAAGTTTGACCGAGTTTCATGGAGAAGTTATGTGAACGTGGGATGATTGCTAGAAAGTAGGAGTTGTAGTTTTACTAAAGCATGTTAAgtttattagtataaatagggtAGTCTGTAAGTTTATTTTGTACCCTCATTTAGAAAGAAACACAGCAAGTATTTTCTCTCTAATTGCtctgcatatatacatatatataatataatagtgAGTGTGTGAGTGTATATTTGGGGCCTGAATATCCAACAGAAACAGCTCAACAAGTATTAAACCATTTAAAAAGAATTACAGTTCATGACAAATGACAATTATTTATTTcatcttttcaattttattgcAAGGAATAATCTCACACTCTCACACAGTCACACCCATCACCAGCTTTGTACACATTTCTGCCATTGGGGACTTGAAGCCACTTCTAGGATGTAGGGCCACCTTGATGCCAATTGGCCAAGGGTCGATTGGTAATGTCCATAGAAGTTATAAATTCGACCCATTTGTATTTTGACCCAATCGAGACCCTCCATTTCAATGGATCATCTAATCCGTAGCATATTAAGATCTACAAAGTTTCTAATAATAGAAAAACAGTTGCATGAATTCGACGTGGGCAGTTTTGGCCTTTGTCAAGAATGGTTAGTTCAAAGCCATCCCCCACCCCAGATTTCTACCATTAGCTGGTAAGATGTACGACTTGTGGAGAACAAAAGTGTGAAATTAACCTTTTGGTGCATCATGTTATTACGATcaacaacaatacccaatccTACTGTGTGCAGGGTATGGgagaggtatgatgtagacagtCACAGTTATGATCAATCCATGTATATGATACATTGATACATACCTCATATCACCATGTTTCCGTTGCCCAAGATTAAGAAAGATGATGGCAAAACCGGTTCCAAGTATCTACACATATGGGGGTAAAATATGATCAATGAGAGATAGACTATAACAATCTTCTAATATGCAAAGAATTCACGTCATACTGGACTGTAACAAAGCAAAACCAATAAAAAAGAACTTGACAAACAAGTATCTCCGTGAAATATACAATCTACTTTCCGGAGAGACAGACTCTATCCGATGGCACGCAAAGTAATTAAATATCAAATCAATTTACTAAGTGTCTGTTTGGTAGGGGGCTTTTGAGGGCTTTTAGGAGCTTAAAAGCCCCAAGCTTTTAAAAAGAAGCTCCATTTATTATGCAGCTCTGTTTGGATATACATTTTAAATTAAAGCCCTAGCCCCAAAAAGCCCtgaaaggtctttaaaataaaagttagtgGAAGAAGGTTGAAATAGAAGCCCCAGCCCCTAGCCCCATTTCTAAGCTCCAGCTCAAAGCCCCCGACCACAACCCCAACTCTAAgcttttgtgccaaacataccctaaatCAAGCATAATAGTACAATTCTCCTAACCACTAGTAACTTAAGTCCCTACAAGCTATCCTAACTTGAAATATATACTAACATTGATCCTAACTGAAGACAAATAATCTAAATACTTaatctaataaaatataaaccaGATTTATCTACAATACTACAAAATATGCATGGGTCTAACAGCTGAACTAAGGCATCTCGGAATTGTCAGCTTGAGTGATGTAAATCAGGCATTTCACTGACATAGAGATATAAAAGCCAAACACAACTTTTTACAAGAATACCCCTAACGTCCAAGTGCACTCATAATATCATATAGGGTTTTGTCATCTTACTATGCTTAGGCTACCAATTATACCCTTTCGATTACTACACAATGCACACGTGGAAAATCAAATCTAGTTGGATGGTGTTCCCTACACCTATAAATATAGAGCTCCTATAGAAGTTATAGTCCAATAGAGAATGGTAAGAAAAATAAGGAACACCAATGAGTGAATACCAATGATTTATACagcttaaaattggattaagaTTACCCGTTTTGACACGTTACCCAGCTCCCCTAAcctacccattttgccacctataGATTCCCAGAGGTAACCAAAAAACCAAATAAATAGATCTTCATATACCAGGAAAAAAGGAGCTGATTTACTTACGTATAAAGGTCCTACATCCCATTTGTGTGCAATAGGGGCCAATATAAACCACATGATGATTATAGCCCACACCTTTAGTCTGAGAGAGAAGATTGCAACCAGAAGCATATCTAATGAACATATAAAGACAAATAATCAGGACTGATTAGTTATTTATAACTTGTAAGCATGAATAATCATTGAAACAAAGGCTTACCAGGTATCCTCAACTTATCATGTAGAAGGATAAATAGCCTCCTCTTCCATCTGCTATTTAATTGTGGGAGTTGAAACTTctgctttttttaaaaaaaaaataacagtaAGAACTCGGTGGCaaaaatagccaaaaaaaaaaatcatgcaaGGCTATCAAATCAAAGAATCATTCGATTCTTACCAATTCCTCGTCTTCATCATCCTCAAACCCATTCTGAATGGCTGGAGCTTTTGGTTTAACAGCAACAATAAGAGTATCTGGAAAATATAAGAAGACTTGCAGTAAGAACAACAGCATCAAATCAAAGATTTCATAAAGCGTATTAGaatatcaaagaaaaaaaatggctAGAAAGACATTTTCAAATTATGAACTTAAACACTATGTTAATTTGGACTCTTATAGCATAACCAGTTAAACCAGTAGTGTATACCAAATACCATAGGTATATTACTGACAAATATTAGTCAGGACAAAAGCAACAAGGATTATCCAGTGCTCCAGTCACTGTAAGAAACCTTGTAATGTGGTTGTTCTTTATGGTTAagtaatagttttttttaactaacGTCATGTATGCAGAGAAAATTTATGGTTAGTGTAGTAACAACTTGCTCTACAGGAACTTATGTACAAGAGTTCCTACATTTCCAAATTGAAATAGTAATTGACGTATTTATACCTCCATTGTTGAAAACCACTGTTGAATCCTCGCCATATTTGCTGTCATGTAACACATTTCCTTGTAAAACAAGACTCAAACGTTCCAAAGGCAAACGACCATTCCCCGCAATCAGATTTCTTAAATCACACACCTATGGACATTTTTCAAAGGAACAAGTATATCAGGATATTTCATAAGATAGTAGTGATTCACCTTTGAAGAAGTTGCAGAGTTTTAATCTAAAGgaatattaaattttatcaaGGATCTCTACAATAGAATAACTTGTCGGCATCCATATCACAGTTTTATCAATCCTCCTTTCTCATGTGTGTTCAGATAAAATGGTAATTGATTGTGAACATTGACCAAAGGAGTACAGACTAGcaaaaccctaataataatagtaagaagaagctttgatataataataataataataaaaaataataataataataataataataataataataataataattaatataatattaataataataataaaatataagaaaataaaataaaaagtagaaGAATGTAAGGATGATAAAATGGTAGCcgctaaaatatttatttaatctcTCTTAAACTTGTAACTTAACTGTTGAAATCTGAAAAATAACAAGTTTGATTCTCTCAATTAGATGACCACTTAATAATACTATGGAAAAATCATGTGCATTATATATGTTGTAATGCATCACTGAGTAAATTTTGAGTATCACAAGTAGATCAGAAATTACAAATTTTGGAGATAGATATAGATGCCTAAAGGGCGATTCCCTGACTGGGGTTCCAACAAAGCAAATAACACCAAAATACAGCTGCTAATAAGCACACTATTAAGATTACTCCAAGTGGAGGTTCAACATGATTGATCCAAATACAGAAGATGAGATCAAGTAAGTAAATTCTGAATGGGTAGAAGTTCAAGATTCCCCCTCCATAAACAATTGGACATGAAGCCCAAGATAATATGGAGTCCGGCAAATATTCTACTTGGAGTATACCATTTTATCTGTTAGGGCTGTAAAACTATTCAGAAGACATCTAGTATCATCGCAGCATCTGCAATTATCCTAATGATTTGGACTACATGAATGAACCTAAAAGTTTTCATCACATTATTATGCTTATGAGTTCTAGATGATTCACATAACACAATAAGTATAACTATTAGATACACCATCTATTTCTCAACAGATTCTCCATGAAGGAAAGGATGGGTGAAATCCTTTACAACCGAGCCACTAACCAACCTAATTGAGCTAATTCTCGATCTCATTTCAAGTTCAGAAATATTTAATTCTCTCATTAGTTACCTTTCGTCCTTTCCAAATTCCAATAAACATTCATTCAACTCCTTAACCTAACATCTACATCCTCATTTCTCAACTTAGTTTCTGCTACAAATAACTTCCTATAAGCATGAATACTGCAAACAGAAAAAATTTCCGCTAAATTCTGAATATAAACGATATCGATTTTGATCGATAACCAACTCTACACACAATCTATTCAAAATTCTAACATCTAATTTatacattatcatcattgtcaAGATGGTCCTCTTGTTAGTTTCCGTTCCGATAGATCTCATTCTTTAATCTAATGACCTAATCTGATATCTACAGT includes the following:
- the LOC122579534 gene encoding uncharacterized protein LOC122579534 isoform X1, translated to MSTVKSNSGTGNENMVRITIRMIGPSPPSSLDVHSPIKVCDLRNLIAGNGRLPLERLSLVLQGNVLHDSKYGEDSTVVFNNGDTLIVAVKPKAPAIQNGFEDDEDEELQKFQLPQLNSRWKRRLFILLHDKLRIPDMLLVAIFSLRLKVWAIIIMWFILAPIAHKWDVGPLYILGTGFAIIFLNLGQRKHGDMSAYSIFNENFRELPGTFNADRVDRDIRAGQL
- the LOC122579534 gene encoding uncharacterized protein LOC122579534 isoform X2, encoding MSTVKSNSGTGNENMVRITIRMIGPSPPSSLDVHSPIKVCDLRNLIAGNGRLPLERLSLVLQGNVLHDSKYGEDSTVVFNNGDTLIVAVKPKAPAIQNGFEDDEDEELKFQLPQLNSRWKRRLFILLHDKLRIPDMLLVAIFSLRLKVWAIIIMWFILAPIAHKWDVGPLYILGTGFAIIFLNLGQRKHGDMSAYSIFNENFRELPGTFNADRVDRDIRAGQL